Proteins encoded by one window of Dioscorea cayenensis subsp. rotundata cultivar TDr96_F1 chromosome 20, TDr96_F1_v2_PseudoChromosome.rev07_lg8_w22 25.fasta, whole genome shotgun sequence:
- the LOC120251089 gene encoding UDP-glycosyltransferase 88F3-like, which produces MDTVVLYSVTSISHLAPMTEFAKLLVAQGFSVAIPVLPPMHPSVSTSTTDDYITRISYSHPSISFHRLPPFTTNCSSTNFAVRLFSYVRSANPLLCELLQSISQTSNVRAILTDFFCTDAFEIAADLNLPAYVFITCSAFMLAYFLYRPTLHSEMTSGLSELGETPIHIPGLPPIPASHMPDVLDRNEGLQAFVDAFSHIPEAKGVIVNSFEILESRTLKTVREGHCLPNRDTPPVYCVGPLTTGSEAGGEAGERHECLTWLDKQPRGSVLFLCFGSRGRFPAEQVKEIALGLERSEQRFLWVVRSPPDPDNWFASSNEVDLDTLLPVGFLERTEDRGMVVKAWAPQEEVLNHEATGGFVTHCGWNSVLEGVRAGVGMIAWPLYAEQKMNKVLLVEEMKLAVEMKGYDKEMVAAEEVETRVRWFMESDGGKKLRDRAKEMKDSAAAALSHGGSSHAAMVELLSNISN; this is translated from the coding sequence ATGGATACCGTGGTTCTCTACTCGGTCACCAGCATCAGCCACCTTGCGCCCATGACCGAGTTCGCCAAGCTCCTCGTCGCCCAAGGCTTCTCCGTTGCCATCCCTGTCCTTCCACCTATGCACCCCTCGGTTTCCACTTCCACTACCGACGACTACATCACTCGCATTTCCTACTCCCACCCTTCCATCTCCTTCCACCGCCTCCCACCCTTCACAACCAACTGCTCCTCCACGAACTTCGCCGTCCGGCTCTTCTCCTATGTCCGCTCCGCCAACCCTCTTCTGTGTGAACTCCTGCAGTCTATCTCACAGACATCCAACGTCCGTGCGATCCTTACGGACTTCTTCTGCACCGACGCCTTCGAGATTGCCGCTGATCTTAATCTCCCAGCCTACGTCTTTATCACCTGCAGCGCCTTCATGCTTGCTTATTTCCTCTACCGCCCCACCTTACACAGCGAGATGACATCCGGCCTCAGTGAACTTGGAGAAACTCCAATCCACATCCCTGGCTTACCACCCATCCCAGCCTCTCATATGCCAGATGTGCTAGATCGGAACGAGGGATTGCAGGCCTTTGTTGATGCATTCTCACACATCCCAGAAGCCAAAGGTGTCATCGTCAACTCATTCGAGATTCTGGAGTCCAGAACACTGAAGACAGTGCGCGAAGGTCATTGTCTCCCGAACAGAGATACACCACCAGTGTATTGTGTGGGGCCGTTGACCACTGGAAGTGAAGCAGGAGGAGAAGCAGGAGAGAGACACGAGTGTTTAACATGGCTCGACAAGCAACCCAGAGGGAGTGTTTTGTTCCTGTGCTTCGGGAGCAGGGGACGCTTCCCGGCGGAGCAAGTGAAGGAGATCGCGTTGGGACTGGAGAGAAGCGAGCAGAGGTTTCTCTGGGTTGTGCGAAGCCCACCTGATCCGGATAATTGGTTCGCGAGTTCTAACGAGGTAGATCTTGACACACTTCTCCCTGTTGGGTTCCTGGAGCGAACAGAGGATAGGGGAATGGTGGTGAAAGCGTGGGCGCCGCAAGAGGAGGTGCTGAACCACGAGGCCACGGGTGGCTTCGTGACACACTGCGGGTGGAACTCGGTGCTGGAGGGGGTGCGCGCCGGCGTGGGGATGATAGCGTGGCCGTTGTATGCGGAGCAGAAGATGAACAAAGTGTTGCTGGTGGAGGAGATGAAGCTGGCGGTAGAGATGAAGGGTTATGATAAGGAAATGGTGGCGGCGGAAGAGGTGGAAACTCGCGTGAGGTGGTTTATGGAGTCCGACGGCGGGAAGAAGTTGAGGGACCGGGCCAAGGAGATGAAGGACAGCGCGGCGGCGGCGCTCAGCCATGGGGGATCGTCACATGCTGCCATGGTGGAGTTGCTGTCAAATATTAGTAATTAA